The DNA segment GCGGGCCACCTCGGCGACAAGCTCGGCCGCAAGAAGATGCTCGTCTTCACGCTCATCATGATGGGCCTCTCGACGGCGCTCATCGGCCTCCTGCCGACGTATGCCGCGATCGGCATCGCCGCGCCCGTCCTCCTCATCACCCTCCGCATCCTGCAGGGCTTCTCGGCGGGCGGCGAGTGGGGCGGCGCAGCCCTCATGGCCGTCGAGCACGCCCCCACGAAGCGCCGCGGCTACTTCGGCGCGTACCCGCAGATCGGCGTGCCCGTCGGCATGATCCTCGCGACCGCGACCCTCTGGGTCCTCACGTCGTCGATGTCGCCCGAGGCGTTCCTCGAGTGGGGCTGGCGCGTGCCGTTCCTGCTGTCGATCGTGCTCATCTTCGTCGGCTACCTCATCCGCCGCGCGGTCGACGAGAGCCCCGTCTTCAAGGACCTCCAGCAGCGCAAGAAGGAGTCGTCGGCTCCCCTCGGCCAGCTCTTCCGCCACAACACCAAGCAGGTCGTGCTCACGGCGATCATCTTCATCGGCAATAACGCCGCCGGGTACCTCCTCATCGCGTTCTTCTCGACCTACGCCGTGACCGTCCTCAAGATGGACCGCCCGACCGTGCTCCTCGCGACGACCCTCGCGTCGTTCGGCTGGCTCGCGTTCACGCTCCTCGGCGGTCGCATCTCCGACACCCTCGGCCGTGTGCGCACCTTCCAGCTCGGCTACGGCCTCCTCGCGCTCTGGGCGGTGCCGATGTGGTTCCTCATCGACACGGGGAACATCGTCTGGTACTTCGTCGCGCTCTTCGTCATGACGATCGGCCTCGGCCTCTCGTACGGCCCGCAGGCGGCGCTCTACGCCGAGATGTTCCCCGCGAAGGTGCGCTACTCGGGCGTCTCGATCGGCTACGCGCTCGGCGCCATCCTCGGCGGTGCGTTCGCGCCCATGATCGCCGAGGCGCTCATGAACGCGACCGGCAAGTCGTGGACGATCGGCGTGTACATCGCGATCGCCGCGGTGGTCTCGTTCATCGGCGTCTCGCTCGTCAAGGAGCCGAAGGGCGTCGACCTGCGCGGCTGACGCGCGGCTGACGCGCGGCACGACGCAGAAGAGCGGCGGATGTCTCGGACATCCGCCGCTCTGCCGTGTCTGCCTGCGCGCTCCTTAACCGGTGCCTACTTCACCGGCGCGTCGACGAGGTGCCGCGCCCCGTGGCTCAGCACCTTGACGACGAGGTTGTGGCGGCGGAGCGTTTGGATCGTGCGCGTGACCTCGTCGGCCGTGCGGCCGAGGGCGCGCTCGGTCGAGACCACGAGCACGTCGCCCGCGCGCAGGGTGCCGAAGAGTCGGCCGAGCCGCTGCTCCCACGTCTCGAGGGTCTCGGGCGCGGGGAACTTGAAGTCGAGGATCTGCACGCCGAAGGCGGAGAGGTCTTCGCGCTGCTGGAGGATCGAGGGCATGTCGTCGCGCGCGACCACGAGCCCGACGAGGCGCGACCCCTCGGGCTTCGCCTTCCACCAGTCGCCGTTGCGCTGGAGCTCCTCAAAGCACACCGGGCACTCGATGGCGGTGTGGCCGTGCGGATGCGTGTGGCCGCCGTCGTACTGGATCGCGTCGCTCATGGTCTCGGCTCCTCGGAAGTCTGCCTCCATTCTCCCCGATGTCGTGGGGGCGTGGCATCCTGACCGCATGCCGATCGAGGTACGAGCGGCGTCGGTCTTCGACGACGTCGCGACGATGGTGGGGCCGAAGCGCCCCGACGCGAACGTGTGCTGGTGCCTGAGCTACCGGGTGGGGTCGAAAGAGAACCTGTCGCTGCGCGGCACCGCCCGCGGCGAGCGCGTGCGCGAACTCGTCGCCGAACCGCTCGCGCCCGGGGTCATCGCGTACGAGGGCGACGAGCCCGTGGGGTGGGCTGCGGTGCATCCGCGTGCCGCTACGAGTTTCGCGACGAACCGGCGCATCCCGCACGTCGACGACCTCGACGTGTGGAGCGTGTGGTGCCTGCGCATCCGGCCGGGGTATCGCAAGCGCGGGCTGTCGCATCCGCTCCTCGCGGGCGCCGTCGAGTTCGCGCGTGCGAACGGGGCGCCCGCGATCGAGGGCTACCCCGTCGACAACGCGGGTGCGAAGGTCGACCTCACGATGGCGTACGTCGGCACGCGGGCGCTCTTCGAGCGGGCCGGGTTCGAGAAGGCGGCCGACACCGACTCGGTCGTCGGCGGGTTCCCGCGCGTGGTCATGCGGCTCGACCTGCGGTAGCTTCGACCACGAGGGGGCTGATTCGCATGACCGATTTCGTCGACCCGTTGGAAGAGCCGTTCGCCTACGACCGCGACCCGCGCGCCGCGCGCGACTTCGCAGAGCAAGACGCCGAAGCGGCGCTCATCGACCGCGAGCACCGCGCCGAAGAGGCCGCGTCGGGCGTCGACGAACTCACGCTCGAGGAGCAGGACGAAGAAGACCTCCTGCCCGACGAGTGAGCTGCAGGTCGCCGTCGCCCGTCAGAGGAAGAGTTTGAACCCCGTGTGCGACGGCTCGAAGCCGAGGCGTGCGTAGAAGCGGTGCGCGTCGATGCGGCGCGCATCCGACGTGAGCTGCACGAGCGAGGCGCCCTGCTCGCGACCGCGGTCGACCGCCCACCGGATCATCGCCGAGCCGATGCCGCCGCTGCGGAGACGTTCGTCGATCCGCACCGCCTCGATCTGCAGGCGTGTCGACCCGCCGCGCGCGAGGCCCGGAATGAGGGTGAGCTGCATGGTGCCGACGACCTGCTCCGCATCGGGGCCGGCGACCGGCTCGACGACGACGAGCAGGTTCGCAGGGTCTGCGTCGATGGCGTCGAACGCCCGCTCGTAGCCCGCCCGGGCCTCTGGCGAGGTCGAGTCCTCGCCGCCGCGGAAGGCGTCGGTCGCGAGGAGCGCGATGAGTGCGGGCAGGTCGTCGCGACGCGCACGACGGAGGGCGTAGTCGGCATCGCGCGCGTGCAGGGTGGCGAGGTCGGTCGAGTCGGGTGCCATGGCTTCGAGCCTCTCATGGATGGTTCATGAGGATTTCTCTGTTGGATGTCGCTCCGCAGCAGTAGGTTGGGCGGCGGGTCGAAAGGGGTCTCGATGCCTGCATCCGATGGTCTCGCCGCGTTGGAGCGGCTCCGCGCCGAGCTCACGGGCACGCTCGTGCTCCCGGGAGACGCCGAGTACGACACGGCTCGCCTGCCGTGGAACCGCGCGATCGACCAGCGTCCGGCGGCGATCGCGACACCGGCGGACACGGCGGATGTCTCGCGCATCGTGCGTGCCGCCGCCGACGCCGGGCTAGCGGTGACCGTGCAGCCGAACGGCCACGGCGCAGCGGGCGACCTTCAGGGGGTCGTCCTCGTGCGTCCGACCCGGTTCGACACGATCGCCGTCGACGAGCAGGCGCGCATCCTGCGCGTCGGCGCGGGCGTCAACTGGGGCGCCGCGCTCGCGAAGCTCGAGGGCACGGGGCTCATCGCCCTCGCCGGCTCCAACCCCATGGTCAACGCCGCAGCCCTCTCGATCAACGGCGGGCAGTCGATGTTCAGCCGTCGGTACGGCCTCGCGGCGCGCGCGATCGTGTCGGCCGAGGTCGTGGATGCCTCGGGCACGGCCCGCCGGATCACCGACGCCGACGACCCCGAAGTCATCTGGGCGCTGCGGGGCGGCGGCGGGCACTTCGCGATCGTCACCGAACTCGAACTCGCGCTCTATCCCGGCGAACGGCTCTTCGGCGGCAGCCTCCTCTTCCCCGAGACCTGGGCCGAGCCCGTCATCGCCGCGGCGTTCGCGCTCGCGCGGGACGTGCCCGACCTCGGGGTCGACGCGGGCATGATGTCCCTGCCCGACCACGAGATGGTGCCCCCTCCTCTGCGCGGGCAGACCGTGGCATCCGTCGCCCTCGTCCACGTCGGCGACCCGGCCGAGGGGCAGTCGTACGCCGACCGGCTCCTCGCGGTCGCGCAGCCGATCGCGAACACGCTGCAGCCGTTCACGATCGGGCAGCTCGCGGCCGTCGCGGGCGAACCGACCGACCCGATGCCGACCGTCGACTTCGGAGGCAGCGTCGATGCGGCCGACGACGCCTTCGCGGCGGAGTTCGTCGCGGCGTTCACGACGGGTGCGCGGTCGGGGCTCGGCCGTGCGAGCTTCCGCGCACTCGGCGGCGCGATCGCCGACGAGCTCGGCGCCGACCGGGCCGCGATCGGTGCACCGCAGGCGCCCGCGCTCCTCAACTCGGGCGTCGTGCCGTTCGGGCCTCACGTCGACCCGGCCGCGGCCCTCGCACCGCTCCGCGAGCTCGTCGCCCGGCACCGCGGCGACCGAGGCATCCCGAGCTTCCTCGGCGCCGGCACGACGTTCGCCGACGCCTACCCCGCCGAGACGATCGACCGGCTCGGCGGCGTCAAGCTGCGCGTCGACCCCGGGAACGTGATCCGCGCGAACCGTCCGCTGCGCTGACCCGGGGGCCGCGCGCTGCGCGCTACTCGACCTCCGCAGGCTCGGGCTTCGCGTCGACCCCGGCCTCTTTGCGCTGCTCGGCCGTGATGGGCGCGGGCGCGTTCGTGAGAGGGTCGTGGCCGCCGCCCGACTTCGGGAACGCGATGACGTCGCGGATCGACGCCGACCCCGTGAGGAGCGTCATGATGCGGTCCCAGCCGAACGCGATGCCGCCGTGCGGCGGGGCGCCGAAGGCGAACGCGTCGAGGAGGAAGCCGAACTTCTCCTGCGCCTCCTCGGGGCCGATGCCCATGACGTCGAAGACGCGCTCCTGCACGTCGCGGCGGTGGATGCGGATCGAGCCGCCGCCGATCTCGTTGCCGTTGCAGACGATGTCGTAGGCGTAGGCGAGCGCGTTGCCCGGGTCGGACTCGAACGTGTCGATCCACTCGGGGGTCGGCGACGTGAACGCGTGGTGTACGGCCGTCCAGGCGGAGTGGCCGAGGTCGACGTCGTCGTCTTCGCCCGTGGGCTTGAAGAGCGGCGCGTCGACGACCCACACGAACGCCCACGCGTCCTCGTCGATCTGGCCCGTGCGGCGCGCGATCTCTTGACGCGCGGCGCCGAGGAGGGCGCGCGACTCGTTCGTCGCGCCGGCCGCGAAGAACACGGCGTCGCCGGGGTTCGCGCCGGTGGCGGCCGCGAGGCCGTCGCGCTCTGCGTCGGTGAGGTTCTTCGCGACGGGGCCGCCGAGGGTGCCGTCTTCGCCGAAGGTCACGTAGGCGAGGCCGCGGGCGCCGCGCTGCTTCGCCCACTCCTGCCAGGCGTCGAACTGGCGGCGCGGCTGGTCGGCGCCGCCCGCCATGACGACGGCCCCCACGTACTCCGACTGGAACACGCGGAACGTCGTGTCGGCGAAGTACTCGGTGAGCTCGACGATGGGGTTGCCGAACCGCAGGTCGGGCTTGTCGGAGCCGTAGAGACGCATGGCCTCGTGGTAGGTCATCCGCGGGATCGGGGTCTCGACCTTGACGCCGATGAGGTCCCACAGCGCGACGAGGATCTTCTCGCCGAGCGCGATCACATCCTCCTGGTCGACGAAGCTCATCTCGACGTCGAGCTGCGTGAACTCGGGCTGGCGGTCGGCGCGGAAGTCTTCGTCGCGGTAGCAGCGGGCGATCTGGTAGTACCGCTCCATGCCGCCGACCATGAGGAGCTGCTTGAACAGCTGCGGCGACTGCGGCAGGGCGTACCACGACCCGGGCGCGAGGCGCGCGGGCACGAGGAAGTCGCGCGCACCCTCGGGCGTCGAGCGCGTGAGGGTCGGGGTCTCGATCTCGACGAAGTCTTCAGCGTCGAGCACGCGGCGGGCGGCCTGGTTCGCCTTCGCGCGCAGGCGCAGGGCGCCGGCCGTCGCCGGGCGGCGCATGTCGAGGTAGCGGTACTTGAGGCGGGCCTCTTCGCCCACGACCTCGGAGTCGGCGAGCGCCGTCGACACCTGGAACGGCAGCGGCGCCGACTCGTTGAGCGTCACCACGTCGTGCGCGATGACCTCGATGTCGCCCGTCGCGAGGTTGGCGTTGGCGTTGCCCGCGGGGCGCGCCGACACCTCGCCCGTGATCTGGAGCACGAACTCGCTGCGCAGCGGGTGCGCCACGGCCTCGTCGCGGATGACGACCTGGGCGATGCCCGAGGCATCCCGAAGATCGATGAAGGCGACCCCGCCGTGATCGCGGCGGCGGTCGACCCAACCGGTGAGGGTGACGGTCTGACCGATGTGCTCGGCTCGGAGCGAGCCGACCTTGTGGGTGCGCAGCACGGAGCTGGTCCTTCCTGAAGACGGGATCGCGCGCGGTGCGCGCATCCGTGCGATTCTACCCAGCCCGCCCGGGAGGGCCCTGCGCAGGCGCGACGCGGTCGAGCCAGGGCAGCATCGTCTTGAGCGCGCGCAGCGCGACGAGTCCGTGCCCGGTCTTCGGGATGAGCTCGCTCGTGACGTCGGTGCCGAGGGCGCGTTGGCGGGCGACGAACGCCTCGGTGAGGTCGGGCCGCACGAGGGTGTCGGTCTCGCCCTGGGCGACGAAGAGCGGGATGTCGTAGCGGGCGGTGCCCGGGGTGTTCTCGGCGAGGAGGCTCGCCCACGGCTCGACCTCGCCGGGGTCGCCCGTCAGGAACCCGTCGATGAGGGGTGTCGCGATCTCGTGAAGCTCTGTGTTCTGCCCGAAGAGACAGAGATCGTTCATCTTCGGCAGGGCTGCGATCGCCGCTGGCGTCAGGATCGTGTCGAGGTCGGCGCCGGGGGTGTCGGCGTAGACCGACGCGTAGGCGTCGAACGCGTACGCCCCGATCGTGACGCCCGAGACATCCCCGATGTCGGCGTTCAAGAGCTCGGTGAGCTCGACCGCGGGCGCCGCGACGGCGACCGCCTGCACGTCGAGGTCGGGCGCGTAGGAGTCGGCGAGCTCGGCGGCGAAGAGCACCGCCTGGCCGCCTTGCGAATGCCCCCACAGGGCGACGCGATCGGATGCCCCGGTGTCGAGGCCGCGCGCGGCGCGCGCGATGTCGAGCACGTTCCGCCCCTCGGTCGAACCGATGAGGTACGAGTCGGGGCCGGCCGCGCCCATCCCCGCGAAGTCCGTGTACACGACGACGTAGTCGCGGGCGATGAGCTCGTCGAAGCCCTCGACGAGGTCGAACGGGTCGATGCCCCACGAGGGGCGCAGCGCCCGACGGCACCCGTCGTCGGATGCCCCCACGACACCATCGTGCGCCCGCCCTGGGGCGCGGGCTTCTCGGGCGCCGCGACGACGCCCGACACGAGGATGTCTGCACCGTTCAGATCGGTCGAGTGGTAGAGCACCTTCCACGCCTTGACGCCGTGGGGCGCGCTCTCGATGGGCTGCGTCCGCACGATCTCGCCGGGCTTCCCGGCCGGCATCGGGGTCGGCAGGGCGTAGAACGTCGGGTCGGTGCGTTCCTGCTCGGCCCCTTCGATCAACCGGCGTGGCCAGTCGCACGCGGCGAGTGCGGACACGACGACGGCCGCGGCGATGATCGCCGCGGCCGCGCGGCCGGCACGTGTCAGGGTACGCACCGGCGGGTCTTCCTACTGCCTACTTCGCGGTCACACCGCGTCAGCGCGCTTGGGCAGCTTCCAGCCCGCGCGCGGGAAGTGGCAGGTGTACCCGTTGGGGTAGCGCTCCAGGTAGTCCTGGTGCTCGGGCTCGGCCTCCCAGAACGGGCCCGCGGGCTCGATCGTCGTCGTCGCGGGCCCAGGCCAGAGGCCCGAGGCATCCACGTCTTCGATCGTGTCGATCGCGACCTTCTCCTGCTCCTCCGAGAGGGGGAAGATCGCCGAGCGGTAGCTCGTGCCGATGTCGTTGCCCTGACGGTTCAGGGTCGACGGGTCGTGGATCTGGAAGAAGAACTCGAGCAGGTCGCGGTAGCTCGTCTTCTGCGGGTCGAAGACGACCTCGAGCGCCTCGGCGTGGCCGGGGTGGTTGCGGTAGGTGGCGTGGTCGTTCTGCCCGCCCGTGTAGCCGACGCGCGTCTGGAGGACGCCCGGCTGCTTGCGGACGAGGTCTTCCATGCCCCAGAAACAGCCGCCCGCGAGGACGGCGGTCTCGGTACCCGGGATGCTCGTGACGGTTCCGTTGTCGGTCATGCGTGGTGCTCCTCGTCGGTGGTTCCCTCGAACAGGGCACGGTACGCACCGTACCCCTCGGCCTCGAGGTCCGCGAGCGGTACGAACCGCAGCGACGCCGAGTTGATGCAATAGCGAAGCCCGCCCTGGTCGGCGGGGCCGTCGTCGAAGACGTGTCCGAGGTGGCTGTCGGCTCCTGCCGAGCGCACCTCGACGCGCTTCATCCACAGCGAGCGGTCGACCTTCTCCACGATCGACGACTCGTCGATCGGTCGGGTGAAGCTCGGCCAGCCCGAACGGCTGTCGTACTTGTCGGTCGACGCGAAGAGCGGCTGTCCCGACACGACGTCGACGTAGATGCCGTCGTCGTGGCTGTTCCAGTACTCATTGCGGAACGCGGGCTCGGTCGCGTCGTCCTGGGTGACCTTGCGCTGGAGGGGCGTCAGCTTCGCGAGCGCCTCCTCGGTCCTCCGGTACTCGGTTGCCATCTGTGTTTCCCCTTCCTCGACATCGCTGGCTGCGACGCCGAGATATAGAACACCGTATGATCCGGTTTCGTTCCCGTCCGCACCTCCGTGCCGGAGCACTCAGCCGCGACCTCTAGGCTCGTAGCACCGCCACCGAAGAAGAGGAGCACTCCCGCCATGAGCGACGCCGTTTCCCTGGACGTCTTCGACCGTCGAGAGTCCGAAGTCCGCGGGTACGTCCGCGCCTTCCCCACCGTGTTCGACGAGGCCCGCGGGGCCACCCTCGTCGACGCCGACGGCCGGGAGTACCTCGACTTCTTCGCGGGCGCGGGCGTGCTGAACTACGGCCACAACAACCCCGTCTTCACGAAGGCGCTCATCGCGTACCTCGAGCACGGCGGCATCATCCACGGCCTCGACATGGCGACGAGCGCCAAGAAGGCGTTCATCGAAGCGTTCGAGCGGTACGTGCTCGAACCGCGCGGGTGGGACTACAAGATCCAGTTCACCGGCCCGACCGGCACGAACGCCGTCGAGGCGGCCTTGAAGCTCGCCCGCCAGGCGACCGGCCGCCAGACCGTCGTCGCGTTCACCAACGCGTTCCACGGCCTGAGCCTCGGCGCGCTCGCCGCGACGGGCAACAGCCACTACCGCACGGCCGCGGGCATCGGCCTCGGCGGCGTCGCACGCTTCCCCTACGACGGCTACCTCGGCGCGGGCATCGACACGCTCGACCTGCTCGAGAAGGCGCTCGACGACCCCGGCTCGGGGCTCGACACCCCGCGGCGGTCATCGTCGAGGCCGTGCAGGGCGAGGGCGGCATCAACGTCGCGAGCCTGCCGTGGCTGAAGCGCCTCCGCGAGATCACGGCGGTCCGAGGCATCCTGCTCATCCTCGACGAGATCCAAGCCGGCATCGGTCGCACCGGGAAGTTCTTCGCGTTCGAGCACGCCGACATCGTGCCCGACCTCGTGACCGTGTCGAAGTCGATCTCGGGCTCGGGCCTGCCGATGTCGCTCGTGCTCATCCGCCCCGACGTCGACGTGTGGAAGCCCGGCGCCCACACCGGCACCTTCCGCGGCAACAACCTCGCGTTCGTCTCCGCGCGCGCAGCCCTCGAGACCTACTGGGCCGACGACGCCTTCATGAAGGGCGTCGCCGCGAAGTCCGAACTGCTCCGCGCCGAGCTCGAGGCGATCGCCGCCGAGCACCCCGAGCTCGCGTTCGACGTGCGCGGCCGCGGCCTCTTCTACGGCATCGCGACCGACGTCGACCGGGGCCTCGCGGGCCGCATCTCGAAGCAGGCGTTCGCGCGCGGGCTCGTCATCGAGACGTCGGGCGCGTACGACGAGGTGCTGAAGTTCCTCCCGTCGCTCACGATCACCGAAGACGAGCTGCGCGCCGGCCTCGCGATCGTGCGCGAGAGCCTCGCGGCGGCGCTCGCGGGCTGAGCGCTCCCGGGCTGAGCGCTCACGCCCCCGTCAGGAACCGGATCCCCGCCTCGCGGAACGCCCGCGCACCGGGCGCGTTGAAGTGGTGCCGGCCGGGGATCTCGAGGAACGACCCGTTCGGCGTCGCCTCGGCGAGCGCCTTCGACTGCGCGAAGATCGCGTCGTCGGTGCCCGTCGCGAAGAGGATCGGCTGCAGGGGCGGGTGCGTGACATCCGGGTCGGCGTCGCCGTGGCGCATGCCCTCGGCGAGCGCGACGAGCGACAGCAGGTCGTTGCCCGCGACGCGCGACGCGAGGGTGACGTAGTTGCGTGTGACGGCGTCTTCGACGGGCGTGCCGTGCTCGGCGAGCGCGCGCACCTCGTCGATCTGCAGGCGCGCGAGCGGCCGCCCGTCGGGGATGCCGCCGAGCACCGCGCGTTCGATGCGCTCGGGCGCGTTGACGGCGACCTGCCAGCCGACGCGCGCGCCGAGCGAGTAGCCGAGGTAGCGCACGGTGTCGAGCAGGTAGGTGTCGAGCACGATGACGAGGTCGTCGACGAGGTGCACCATGTCGTATTCGGATGACTCGTGGGGCTTGTCGCTCGCACCGTGGCCGAGCTGGTCGACGCCGAGCACGCGGTAGCCCGCCCGCGTCAGGTCGCGCACCCAGCCCGTGTTGACCCAGTTGTCGCGCGTGCTCGACGCGAAGCCGTGCACGGCGAGCACGGTCGGCGCCTCTTCGTCGCCCCACGAGTAGGTCGCGATGCGGCGGCCCTCGGCCGTCATGATGTACTGCGGCGAGGGCATCTCGGTGAGGGCGGGGAGCGCGTCGGGCATACGCTGATTCTGCCGTAGCGAGGGCTCAGCCTCGGAAGTCGTCGGGGTCGACGTCGTCGAGGAACTTCTGGAACTCCTCGAGCCGCTCCTCGTCGGTCTCGTCCTGCCGCGCGCCGCCGGCCGGCACCTCGTCGTCGTCTTCCACTTCGACGAGCTCGGCGGGGATGCCGGCCTCGTCGAGGACGTCGTCGGCGACGAAGATGGGGGCGCCCGCGCGCACGGCGAGCGCGATCGAGTCGGATGGGCGGGCATCGAGCGTGCGCTGCCCGTCGACCGTCTGCAGCACGAGGTCGGCGTAGAAGGTGCCCTCGTCGAGGCGCGTGATGTCGACGCGCTGGAGCCTCGCGCCGAACGTGTCGAGGAGCGTCTTCATGAGGTCGTGGCCGAGCGGGCGCGGCGCGTCTTCGCCGTTGATGCCGATGAGCGTCGAGGTCGCCTCCTGCCCGCCGATCCAGATCGGGAGCACGACGCCCTCACCCACGACCTCGTCGACGGGCTTCAGGAGCACGATGTGCTGCCCGAGCGAGTCGAGCGCGATGCCGAGCACCGTAATCCTGATCATGTCTCATGTTATGCCCCTCGGGGCGCACGCCGTCAGGGGCGGCGGAGGCCGCGGACGAGGAGCCAGATGCCCGTGACGGGCGGGATCACGAACATGAGCAGGATGGCGGCGTGCCAGCCCGAGAATGCCGACACGACGAGCGGCGAGTCGCTCACCCCCGGCGTCGGGGCACCGGCGCGCTCGACCGCGCCCGCGATCGCCGAGGCCGCGAACGTGACTGCGAGCACCGCGAACGGCAGGAGCGTCGCCGTCCACTTCTCCCAGCGCGCCCAGCTCCGGGACATCCACATCATCGTGATGCCCGCGATCCATCCGATCACCGGGATCACGAATCCGCCGAACGCGACGACGAGCGAGGTCACGACGACGTACCAGCGCGGGCTCACGGGCGGGGCGGGCGGTGCGACCTGGGCAGGCGGCGCGGCGAGCGCGGTCGCGGATGCCCCGGGCTCCCCGCCGCTCGCGGCAGGCACGCCGCCCGAGACATCCGCCGCGATCTCGTTCGGATCGCCCAGTTGCTCGATCCGCTCGGCAGCCGCAGCGGGATCGAGCCCTGCGAGGTCGCTCGCGATGCCGTCGAGGATGTCTCGGCGAAGGGCCTGCGGCACGCCCGCGAGCGCCGCGTCGAGTTCGCGCAAGTACACGCGCGCCGCCCGGGAGAGCTGGTCGGTCATACGTGTGATCCCCTTCCGATGAGGTCGTCGACGGTTCGGCTGAAGCCGCGCCACTGCTCGCGGAACGCCGCGAGCTCCCGCGTGCCCGCGGCGGTGAGCCGGTAGTACTTGCGGGTCGGGCCTGCGTCGCTGTCTTGCGTGTACGTCTCGACGGCGCCCCGCGAGCGGAGGCGCGCGAGGAGCGGGTAGAGGGTGCCGGCGCTCGCGACGAGGCCGTGCGCGCCGAGCGTCTCGGCGAGCTCCCACCCGTAGTGCGGCCGCTCGGCGAGGAGTCCGAGCACGCATTGCTCGGCGACCCCCTTGCGCAGTTGCACGGTCGAATCGGCACTCATGCGTCGCATAGTATCTTGCGACGCAAGACAGCACCAGGGGCTAGCGTGGAGCCATGGCCGAAGCCAGGTCGCGCGACCAGCGACTCGTGCTCGCGATCGCCGTGCTCGCGTCGTTCGTCTCGTTCCTCGACAGCACCGTGGTCACGGTCGCGCTGCCCGCGATCCTGCGCGAGCTCGGCGGCGGGCTCGCGACCCAGCAGTGGGCCGTCGACGCCTACCTCATCACGCTCTCCGCGCTCATCCTCGTCGCGGGGTCGCTCTCCGACGTCTACGGGCGCATCCGCGTGCTGCGAGTCGGGCTCATCGGCTTCGGGCTCGCCTCCATCGCGATCGCCGCCGCCCCCTCCCCCGACTTCCTCATCGTCGCGCGCGCCCTCCAAGGCATCGCGGGAGCCCTGCTCGTGCCGAGTTCGCTCGCGCTCATCACCTCGAACTTCCGCGACGAGGCGCAAGCGCGCGCGATCGGCGTGTGGACCTCGCTCACGACCGCCGCGATGCTCGCCGGCCCCGTCATCGGGGGCCTCTTCGTGGACTTCTCGTCGTGGCGGTTCGCGTTCCTCATCAATGTCGTGCCGATCGCCGTGACGCTCTGGCTCCTCGTGCGGCTCGGGCACCGGGACATCCGCGAACCCGGCGCCCGCATCGACTGGCTCGGCGCCGCCCTCTGCACCGCGGGGCTCGGCGGCACGGTGTTCGCGCTCATCGAGCAGCCGAACCTCGGCTGGTCGCCGCTCATCGTGACGGCACTCGTCGGCGGCGTGGCATCCTTCCTCGCGTTCCTCGTGCGCGAGCGCTTCGCCGCGCAGCCGATGCTCCCGCTCGCCCTCTTCCGCGTGCGGAACTTCTGGTCGGGCAACATCGCGACCTTCTTCGTCTACGCCGCCCTCTCACTCAACGGGTTCGTGCTCGGCGTCTACCTGCAGCAGGGCGCCGGCCTTCCCGCCACGCTCGCGGGCCTCGCGACCCTGCCGTCGACGCTCATCATGATCGGCTTGAGCTCGAAGGTCGGCGCGCTCTCGGGCAAGCTCGGGCCGCGCCTGTTCATGACGATCGGGCCGCTCATCATGGCCACGGGG comes from the Agromyces protaetiae genome and includes:
- the msrA gene encoding peptide-methionine (S)-S-oxide reductase MsrA; the protein is MTDNGTVTSIPGTETAVLAGGCFWGMEDLVRKQPGVLQTRVGYTGGQNDHATYRNHPGHAEALEVVFDPQKTSYRDLLEFFFQIHDPSTLNRQGNDIGTSYRSAIFPLSEEQEKVAIDTIEDVDASGLWPGPATTTIEPAGPFWEAEPEHQDYLERYPNGYTCHFPRAGWKLPKRADAV
- the msrB gene encoding peptide-methionine (R)-S-oxide reductase MsrB, translating into MATEYRRTEEALAKLTPLQRKVTQDDATEPAFRNEYWNSHDDGIYVDVVSGQPLFASTDKYDSRSGWPSFTRPIDESSIVEKVDRSLWMKRVEVRSAGADSHLGHVFDDGPADQGGLRYCINSASLRFVPLADLEAEGYGAYRALFEGTTDEEHHA
- a CDS encoding aminotransferase class III-fold pyridoxal phosphate-dependent enzyme, whose translation is MSDAVSLDVFDRRESEVRGYVRAFPTVFDEARGATLVDADGREYLDFFAGAGVLNYGHNNPVFTKALIAYLEHGGIIHGLDMATSAKKAFIEAFERYVLEPRGWDYKIQFTGPTGTNAVEAALKLARQATGRQTVVAFTNAFHGLSLGALAATGNSHYRTAAGIGLGGVARFPYDGYLGAGIDTLDLLEKALDDPGSGLDTPRRSSSRPCRARAASTSRACRG
- a CDS encoding aminotransferase class III-fold pyridoxal phosphate-dependent enzyme, with the translated sequence MQGEGGINVASLPWLKRLREITAVRGILLILDEIQAGIGRTGKFFAFEHADIVPDLVTVSKSISGSGLPMSLVLIRPDVDVWKPGAHTGTFRGNNLAFVSARAALETYWADDAFMKGVAAKSELLRAELEAIAAEHPELAFDVRGRGLFYGIATDVDRGLAGRISKQAFARGLVIETSGAYDEVLKFLPSLTITEDELRAGLAIVRESLAAALAG
- a CDS encoding alpha/beta fold hydrolase, with translation MPDALPALTEMPSPQYIMTAEGRRIATYSWGDEEAPTVLAVHGFASSTRDNWVNTGWVRDLTRAGYRVLGVDQLGHGASDKPHESSEYDMVHLVDDLVIVLDTYLLDTVRYLGYSLGARVGWQVAVNAPERIERAVLGGIPDGRPLARLQIDEVRALAEHGTPVEDAVTRNYVTLASRVAGNDLLSLVALAEGMRHGDADPDVTHPPLQPILFATGTDDAIFAQSKALAEATPNGSFLEIPGRHHFNAPGARAFREAGIRFLTGA
- a CDS encoding bifunctional nuclease family protein, with the protein product MIRITVLGIALDSLGQHIVLLKPVDEVVGEGVVLPIWIGGQEATSTLIGINGEDAPRPLGHDLMKTLLDTFGARLQRVDITRLDEGTFYADLVLQTVDGQRTLDARPSDSIALAVRAGAPIFVADDVLDEAGIPAELVEVEDDDEVPAGGARQDETDEERLEEFQKFLDDVDPDDFRG
- a CDS encoding HAAS signaling domain-containing protein, whose amino-acid sequence is MTDQLSRAARVYLRELDAALAGVPQALRRDILDGIASDLAGLDPAAAAERIEQLGDPNEIAADVSGGVPAASGGEPGASATALAAPPAQVAPPAPPVSPRWYVVVTSLVVAFGGFVIPVIGWIAGITMMWMSRSWARWEKWTATLLPFAVLAVTFAASAIAGAVERAGAPTPGVSDSPLVVSAFSGWHAAILLMFVIPPVTGIWLLVRGLRRP
- a CDS encoding PadR family transcriptional regulator — encoded protein: MSADSTVQLRKGVAEQCVLGLLAERPHYGWELAETLGAHGLVASAGTLYPLLARLRSRGAVETYTQDSDAGPTRKYYRLTAAGTRELAAFREQWRGFSRTVDDLIGRGSHV
- a CDS encoding MFS transporter, giving the protein MAEARSRDQRLVLAIAVLASFVSFLDSTVVTVALPAILRELGGGLATQQWAVDAYLITLSALILVAGSLSDVYGRIRVLRVGLIGFGLASIAIAAAPSPDFLIVARALQGIAGALLVPSSLALITSNFRDEAQARAIGVWTSLTTAAMLAGPVIGGLFVDFSSWRFAFLINVVPIAVTLWLLVRLGHRDIREPGARIDWLGAALCTAGLGGTVFALIEQPNLGWSPLIVTALVGGVASFLAFLVRERFAAQPMLPLALFRVRNFWSGNIATFFVYAALSLNGFVLGVYLQQGAGLPATLAGLATLPSTLIMIGLSSKVGALSGKLGPRLFMTIGPLIMATGALLLLTVRTDFDYWTQVLPAIVVFGIGLTLTVAPLTSAILGSIDPVRAGVASAVNNAVARVAGLLVIAMLSAIVGGSLDLDGFHRGAIATAVLMVAGGIVSWIWIRKPAPVRG